TGCCTTTGGAAGGTCTCACTGCTATTAAAGTTGAATGGTGCTAACTGAATATAATGCGTTCATTCTtcggtgtgtgtgagtgtatgtgtATGCAGTCTATGCGAGTGCATGCAGTGCGGTTAGGTTCATTCCCGCATGGGTTTTCGTCTTTTTTTCGTTAAATGGTTAGGTTCATTCCCGTATGGGAGAGGTGTGTTTTTGCCATCAAATTGGTAGAGACTGATCTTAATCAAATATCATGCCATAGTGTTATTTTGTTTGCATCTATGGAACTATATATTTACTTCGTTGTTGTTGACAGCTTCGCATGTTCCTTCCAGATAATGCTGCCTTTTTGGATTTCGTATGAGTGTCCCGGGTCGGTTCTGGACCAACAAAAGAGGGATGATCGCTGTCATTCGGACTGCAGGCGTCCACTTCAAAATCCCGGTAAACACATCCTTTTCTTGATTTCAGGCCATGCAAAATTCATGGTGAAAAAACTGAGCTCATGTCGTTGGTTTGTGCCTCTGTcctatttcttatttatttatttattttatcaatccttttccttcttggttCTATTTGTTGCTGCTGGTTCCGATATTTCATTGCCCTATGTGTGCATGATATCAGTGCTGCCACTTTTCATATTCTTATCAATGCTTACATCTTCACTCTTTTCCTTCTGTTTCTTTTGCTTAACATGGTTTCGGCTTTTTGAGATTGTGTGTTTGATTAACATTTGATCGTATGGTGTTAGATTTTAAATTTGATGTGAATAAATTCTGCCAGCGGGGATTTTGGTCTCTGGATTTTTCATGGTGTAATTTTTATGGCATGATCCATTGGTGTTGTGTGCATTTTTATCAACAATAATAAGCTTTTTCTCAGCATTGCAAACAAGTTTTCTTATAACTAAGAGACGAGTGCATGGTGCATGTGTCTTAATTTATTCAGGTTAAATATATCTTATTTATGCAGTTAAGGTGGGTGCATTCAAGTCCCGCAGCAACACGCGGGCATATTTTCTCGTTGAGACTAAAGGAGGTCTTAACGCCAAATACTGTTCTGTATATTTACGAATGGTTTAAAGTTTGGGTTTAATTGGATAATCAGAGAGTAGTGCGTCAGACTATGGATATTCAGAAACTGAAAGCATAATTCATATTCTTCTAACAAGTCCACGCAAATAACCACAATCACAATGTTATTTTATAACTGGCCATGTAGAACGCAGTACAAAAGCACTAAAAGCGTCCAAGTGAAAGTACTTTCTTCTCATGTAGTTtcatttaacttagttttgacATGCCAATCAGTCACACACTCAAGTCCTGAACGTTCGGGCTCAATGGCTCCAAGAGAGCTTCCACTTCACTCTGATTCACCTCCTCTAACCTTGACAGGTTCCACTTCGGATTCTGCATTGACAAGAAACCGAAGCCAAAGATAAAGATCCGTTCTGATATACAGAAAGTAAGATGATTATATAACTGTAGGTCTTGTAGAGGCGATCTTATAGCAACTCAGTCCACAAAGACGATCTTATAGCAAGGCGATATTATCACATCAGTCAACTTTTGTTGGTCAAGTAAAGCACATGTTACTCACAGAAAATGTGAAAtactacaaaacaaaacctatcAAAAGGATGCAACCATGTGATGAAAGAAACGAAAAGGTACGAAGTCCAGACTCACTGGATAATTCATAATTGGTTGTCATTTTTCCCAAGCGCAGATGCCAACTTTGGAGAAgtaattttttgtcaaataaagTGAAAAAGGAGCACCCTCTCCAAGACCTTGAAGAGCTTTGTTAGCCCACTCCACTGCAATAGAAACAATTTGGTCGAAAATACTTGACAGTGACATACAAGCCTCTCAATAGAAGAGTACGACAAACTTACCAGTAGCATCTGAACTCAGCTGCTGCTTTTTAAGTTCATCAATTGTCTCAAGAACCGACTTATTTACACCAAATGCTGAAGTTATTTGAGGCAAAAGCCTCTTGAGTTGCGTTCCAGAATCTGGGTTGCTGCTGAATTTGGCCACAGTTGTTTCAATGTTCTGAAGGGGATCCTGGGAACTGCATCAACAATGGAGTTGCTTTTATCTCAACAAACGCATTAGACAATGTGATGATGCCAACTAAAGCATCGGAAACGCATAGCAAGAACAGTGCTCTGAAATTTGAAAAGCCACTGCAATGTAATTGACAACATTGACAATCTCTGTCTGACAAGGCAATAGTACCTCTGCAATGATCCGGTAGCGACCGGTGACCTGATAGGCCAATACCAAAGCCCACTGTTATGTCACCCATGAAGCTTATATAGGGCTTCTTGCACAGAGATTTTGCATATTAGAGAATACTCAGCAGTGGATACCTGAAAAACCTGCAGCACAGATATCATATCGCTAGCCTCTGAATCTTGAGAATACTATAAATGGTAGCTTATAAAAGAAATGAATCCTATCCAACCAATACATATCATACTACCCAAGTCAAAGCAAAATCAAGACTAACAAATGATCAGATGTTGTAGGTTGCCCGAGAATGCCAAACATGAAATTACAAAAGGAAAAATCGTATGTGTTGGACATTAGTAAATAAATGATGAAAGCACAATCTTAGCAATTAaagaaatgttgaaattttacaTGGGTTTTTGTAATGTTGAAATGTTTCCGGATGCAATATgtcttcaaaattcaaaacaattaCTTACTGGAAAATCATAAGAATCTGAAAGAAGTATGAAATGTTGACTTGCTGATGATGAAGCTGGAGGTAATCTGTAGTCCAGGAGCTCAGAATGTGATGATGAGGATGAGTCTGATGATGACAATGCAACACGACCTTGATCGTGTCTCACCATAGAACCGATCTGGGTGTGACTTAATCTTGACAGAAGATGCTTTCACTTCAAAATTTTTGCCTTTTCCCCTTTCTGTCATCTGTAGTAATTCTCATTTGATTACTGGGATTACTATTATCAGATGATTCATGGCTTGGTTCTGCCTCATCATAGAACCAAGCTGGATGTGGGTCAGAAACATAACCAGCACTATTCATAGCAAGCATATTTTCTTTCATTGGCTTATCCCACGCTAGATTAACTCCTGTTCTCTTAAcagtaaataaataataaggaTCCACACTTACAAAAGGTTCTTCAAAAATTATATCAACTTTATCCCCGCCTTGCAAATTGAGCTTATCGTTCGATAGTTGTCCTAGCCAAATATAATCAGGTTCAGGCATGTCGTCTATTTCTTCTCCGTCTATTTCTTCTCCGCGTATGGCTATGCAGGCTCGCAACTCAGTACGCTTGGTGTGATTTATAACAGTAATGTGAAGagaataataattattttttgagTGGTAAAAGCAGAATAGAGTCAGGCCTTTAAAATTACGAACACTCCGGGGAATATCAAAACTGACTTTATTGCCATTGTTGACAAACTCAAACCAACCAGGAACATAATTcccatggaagaaaatgccaCCAAATCCGCAAGAAGTCCATCCCTATATAAACAATGCAAgtgtcatatatatacatgtacatgTGCGTTTGTGCGTGCATGCGCACGATAGGAAGGCAATTaaaagaaagagggagagatacCTGTAGGATGTTCTTCTTAAAATTATCTGTGAGATTGGTGCACCTTTTCATATCAATCAATGTCATGGAGGATAATGACTTATCCAAGCCTGGAACCTCAGTGAGTTTGGACGAATCACTTAAATTCAGTTTTCTCATCTTTGACATTTCCGAAAAATTGGGCATTATTTTCAATGTAGGGCAACCAGGTGCCTTCAAGACTTCCAAATTTGTTGGTAAATTGGGGATTGTATGAAGATTTCTGCATTTACTGAGCTTCAGAgtttcaagctttgaaagatCATTGAGGCTCGGTAGGCTACAAAAAGAATTCCCTTTAAGATTCAAATCTTGTAAGGAAATTAGACTCCCAAGATCCTTAGGGATTTTATTATCATCTAATTTGCACCATGAGAGATCTAACCGAGTGAGATTGTTCAATCTTACTATGGAAGGTGGTACTCGTTTTATGGCTGTGGAATCTGCATCAAGTATTTTCAATGATATCATCTTCCCTAAATCCTTATGCagttttttgaaatttgaacagAACGAAAGAAAAAGAGTCTCAACAGATTTCGACTTATAGAAATCCCCtggaagaaaaataagattgTCACAGAATCTAAGGttcaccaaagaaagtcttttaagATAACCAATAGAGGGGTGAATTCCGGACAATTTATTGCAGTATTCCaatatcaactcttcaagatttGGGACTTGTGAAAAGTCTGGTGATTTAATTAGGTCACTAGAAAAACTGAGATCAATGATCTTCAACTTCTGGAGCGAGAGCGACTAATGcacaaaaccaaagaaaaattgaaattaatatcCAAAAAGAAAATCTTATAAAAAAGAaggaatccaaaaacaaatagaAACAGAACATTATGACGTGTAATTGATTATACCTTGGAACCCTGCCAAAACTGTACCAATTTACTATCGTGCATCTGTATAGCAACTAGTTTCTCTTGATTTAAAAAGTCATCTGGTATGGACTGTAAAGGGAATTTACTCCAACAGAACCATATTAACTCTTTGGGAAGATGTTCGTATTTTCCATTGAGCTTATTAGCGTAGTCGAGCCGAAGTAATCTCAGTTTCTTCATATTGGCAAATGCTTCTGTACTGAAACTAGTCTTGTCAGAGCTTGGTAACCCGGGATAAGGGATATCTAGAGCAAGTCCTTCAACTTCTTCAGTTccctgttaaaaaaaaaaaaaaaaagtttaagtaAGAAATAGATTATTTGCATATGTTTACATGATTTTGCATAATGAATTATACTTGCATTCCCCCTTTGGGGTGACAAGCTCATTCTGCCGCTTGCAAATAACATTTCTTAATCGTACAAATTTTCATTGTGgaaccattcaatttcttactCTTATAATCATTACAAAAAATTTGAATCAGAGATCACTTAATTTAGACATCCAAATGTATCAATAAATGGATAATTCATTATTGATATGTTACTTAGGCAAAATCACGTACTATGAATAAATGCGAGTACTATTGTTGGCTAATTGAGCTTTCCTTGTGCAACTAACATATATACACATGAATGTTGTCTAATGTATAATAGACATTTTGTTAAAGAAAAAATGTATAATAGACATACGTGGGTTATATATGCTTTTCCTGTACAATGCATTAATCCAAAATTTTATTGGGAATATacttacaaatttatttgttaataCATTGGTGACCTCTCGAGAATTCCACAACCTGCTCCATTTTCCAGGGTGACCGGGGGACTTTTCAGAAATGATTACTCTGGCCATTTCTCGAAGcaaatcatgcatatacaatatGTTGCGTTCAACAGTTACAAGGCATCGTTCACAGAGGACACTGATTTCTATTGTTGCAAAAAATTCACATCCATCTAATACTTTTGCGACATAGTCCTTTTCCCATCcaataaagaaacaagataTGTCAAGGAAAGTAGCCTTTTGTGTACGATCCAGCTTTTCAAAGCTTACTCTTAGCGGTTTCATTATTCCTTCAtgaggaattttttttaatttctccaACTGACTTTTCCACTCTGTTGGGACTCTTTCAATCATAGAagaacctaaaacttcaagggcTAGTGGCAAACCACCACAGTGAGAAACAACCTCTTTTGAGAGTTCAAGATATCCTTCATTAGGACAACTATTTCCAAAGGCATGCCAACTaaagagtttcaaagcttcttcttcattcatTTCCTTAAGCGGATATGTCTCGTCCACTTTCATGTTCACTTGCTTTAGTAAACGATCATCTCGTGTCGTTATGATAATTCTACTTCCTAGGCCAAACCAATCACGATTTCCAGCTATTGCATTTAGTTGTTCCACTTTGTCTACATTGTCAATAATGACAAGTACtcttctactttggagatgATGTTTTATCAGACTGATACCTTCATCAACACTGGTTATCTCACGCTTGTTCTGTTTCAAGATGTTAGAAACAAGTTGTTCTTGCGAAACAACCAGATCTTTTTCACTAACGTTGTTAAGGAAACTTTTGAATTGGAACTCATGATGAATTTTGTTATAAATGGCTTTGGCAGCTGTTGTTTTACCCAATCCACCCATCCCCCAAATTCCAACCATGCGAACAACATTTGATCCACCATTTGAAAGAAAAGTGATGATATCTTGAATGCGAGTATATATTCCAACTGGGTGCTTGGCCACATGTAAACTTTCTGCGCTCGGAAGCCATTCCGGGATAATCTTGTTAACAATTTCTCTAATAAGCTTTGCTTCGCACCTGAAAAATTGAATTGGTAAGCTTAGTAAGTAGGCTCAGTATGAGCTATTAGTATATTTCCTTGTTTCCTTCGCGCGCGTGTGTGCACACAAACTATCTACTATAGCTAGTATGTGATTTTGGGACCAACgtcaataaaagaaacaaattcaTTCATGgatatattaaagtttggtgtatcaattaaactccaattATGGTTTAGGTTTTACAGGaaattggagaaatggtccctgaactaTGATTGAACTGTAGCTTTGGTTCTTAAACtaaaaaattcaataaatcTTGTCCTTgaacttaacaaaatatggaGCATTCATCCCTCCATGTTAACACCGTAAGATTTTCTGTTAATTTGATGACGTCATCTTTGTGGGCtctatatttttgtttactAGATGCCACGtggcttgaaaattcaaaataaaagaaaataaatacaaacatagagaaagaaaaagaaaaaaaaaatatttcaattatAAAAGTTAACTCTCTCCAATCCTCCCTTCCGCCTCCCCTCCTCCAAACCCCAGCCACACCATTGTAGCACTTTCCCAAcagcaaaaacaaagaaagtttATAATCCAAATTTGGAACACATCTCCCTTTGCAAACAAATTCACAATGACATCCATCCACGTTGTCTCGACAGGTAAGATTCAAGAAATTTGTGAGATGTGGGTTTGGGTGACGGCTGTGGTCCATGGGCTACAGGTTGGGGCCGGCTGGGGAGTGGGGATTAGGGATTTGGGGTTGGAAGTGGGAGGTTGACGGGTGTGAATCAAAGATTGAAGGTGAAGGGGTGGGCTGCGAGCCTGCGAGTGTTGGTGGGATGAGGTACGCctgcaattatatatatatatatatagtagacACTTTTAACTAAAATTTAAAGGAATTGGTTACGAAGGACTAATGCTCCATATTTTATCAAGTTCAAGGACAAAatataatgaatttttaatttaggAACCAAAGCTACAATTTTCCTCAAGATTTTATATGAGAGATTAAGGTGTATTAATTAAGCATGTTAATTAGAGTAATACAACTTAAATATTGAAAAGCACAATGATTACctgcaattatatatatatatatatatatatatatagtagacACTTTTAACTAAAATTTAAAGGAATTGGTTACGAAGGACTAACGCTCCATATTTTATCAAGTTCAAGGACAAAatataatgaatttttaatttaggAACCAAAGCTACAATTTTCCTCTAGATTTTATATGAGAGATTAAGGTGTATTAATTAAGCATGTTAATTAGAGTAATACAACTTAAATATTGAAAAGCACAATGATTACCTCTTATCAGTGATTTGAAGATGGTAGCCAGACAAATTTGCAGCTTTTGTAAGAACCTCTCCCCACTGCTTTATCCCTTCTTGTTTAGCTTCACGTTTCTTGTCATCCTTTTCTTCACCGATGCCCTCTTCGTGCTTCTGAAATTCTTCAGCCAACTCTGCAGCTTCTCTAAGAGCCTCTGTCCACTGCTTTACCCTTTCTCGTTTTTCTTCACGTTTCTTGTCATCTTTTTCTTTACTGATGTTCTCTTCGTGTTTCTTAAATGCTTGGGCCAAAACTCCATTCTGCTTCCTGACATGTGAAGGATCAACGTGATAGAATATTGGCAAAACATGTCGCCCCAATTTGTCTCTGCACTCCATGATCTTCACCAGCTCGTTAAGACACCAACTCGAATCCGCATACCTCTCTGAGAAGACAATGATATAGATCTTCGATTTTTCGATTGCCTGTTCCagttctttttttatttcttccccTCTTTCTAGATCGTCCTCATCGATATACGCTTGATATCCCCTATCTGTTAATGCCGCGTGGAGGTGGTCCGTGAAGCCACTGTGTGTGTCTACACCGCTGAAGCTCAAGAACACGTCGTAATTCCAAAGTTTTGACTTGGGGGAGGATGAAGAGGAGGCTTCATGGTTTGTCATGGCGGTATCCACTGTTATGGCACTGCAGTGGTTCAGATTATGACTGAAAAATGGCAGTAGTTGTGTTTGTGCTATTGAACAGATGATCCTGAAACACCTAAACCCAAGTCAAGCTCCTTAAGTCAACAAGAACAaagtttataatataataatgttgGCGTATGGAAACGACATAATGTTGGCCAGAAGGTGCAGAGACAAACTTGAATGCAAGCTTTCTGAAATCTTCCAACCAATACAGATAAAAAGGTAACACCCTAGTCAGAAATGAACTGAGGTGTTAGCTTTCTAAGACACCCAGATgacaaaatcaacaaaatagaATGGAAAACTGACTTACACTTTTAAGGCATGCTAGAATCTTGATCTAAAATTGGTGGTGGGTCGATTGTTGGTCACCAACTCTAAATGAAGAATTCATCAGAACCTagaaaattaaacaaagaaCTTTCCAAAATCAACATTTACTAAAAACCATTTACTTGGTTATCATGCAAGATGGCTTGCCAAAGATTGAATTAAGGAATGCAAAACTTTACTTTTATGATGATTTCCAATGACAGCTAAAAGGTcagaaccaaatgaaaataaaagttaGGACTTCACAAAACCAATTAAAATCTAATTCCAAAGTTACAAACACCCACCAAATGATTCCAGATAAAGTTTTAAACTCAAGGTCAGACCCAAATGAAATTAAAAGTTAGGACTTCACAAAACCAATTGAAAATCTGATTCCAAAGTTTCAAACACACACCAAATGATTCCGAATAAAGTTTAAACTAAAAAACccaacagaaacaaaagcattGGTGTGAATTAACAGTATCTAATtgaagaaactaaaacaaaagtaaagtaAAGTATATACCTCAAaatatcaagcaattaagttcTTCCTCCGATGACCCAAAACTCTGAAAAttccacacaaaaaaaaaggtaaatccATTAGCAATTCATAGCTTTCAAAATCAGCAAAAACTTGGGCAACAATAAAGATGCGTTGAGAACCATCACTCTTTCTCCTTATGTATTTGAAAAGATATTTTATAAGCAATTTATGTAGTCATTCTGATCATGTTGCATATAAATTCCTTTTCTACAGAGTTCAAAAAAAATAGGGCAGTTTATGGCATCTGTTGAATAACATGGTTGAAAGATTTAAAATTGataaattcaatttttatgtGTAAAACTATAACATATAGCTAAAGCTATTGGGTCTATATATCCATATCAATCATGTCGTAATTGAAGGTTTATCGATGTAAATAGATGATTTCAGTCATGTGAAGTATATGCTGAAGTTTGGTCTAAGTTAGATAAAAATTGACCAAAATCTTAATAAGAGACTCTTTTAGCTTTTAACCAAAAAATGAGCACCACAATACTACACTTATAAGTTTTATCATGCACAAAATACATAGCACTGATTGCTACTTTTAGAGCAAGAACAATACTTTCcaagaaaacaacaaaacactcaaaacccagaaacagaaaCACACTTAGGACTCCAACTCCTCAAAAacatgagaaagagagagagtgtgtgcgAGGAGAGAGAATAAAAAACCATATTAATTTTCACACAAACTCAAAATTGCTTATAAAAttacaaatcaaaacaaatgaAAGCAAATCCAAATTGCCCTAAATTAAATCTGATTAGTTAAACGTTTGTTGCCCTACAAATGTCGTTACACCCGACACAACTTGCTTTGAAGTTGATATTTTGGTCAATCCAGGGAAAAAGGAGTTATTGGTTTTGGAGCGGTTGTCATGGAGAATACCATCTCCCTGTTGAATGATCTAAAAAAGGACTTACAGCTTCTGCTGGCCATAATAAGGCCCTTCTCTCCAGATTTTCTCAATAACTTTCCTTTTCGTAGCTGGTAAGATTGCAACTCCAAGAATTGCTCTGAAGAGATATACaaaaaaatcaaactaaaaCTAAGCTATTGGAAGAAATTTAGAAAACACAAACATCACTACAACTCAGATTTAAAGTCAACAGAAACCAAATGGTAGAAGTTGAAAAAATACATGGTCATGAATCGAGAACTTCATCaagctacaacaacaacaacaacaacaaagccttttcccactaagtggggtcggctatatgaatcctagaacgccattgcgctcggttttgtgtcatgtcctccgttagatccaagtactctaagtcttttcttagagtctcttccaaagttttcctaggtcttcctctaccccttcggccctgaacctctgtcccgtagtcacatcttcgaaccggagcgtcagtcggccttcatCAAGCTAACAGCAATAAAATCTCATATAATCtgtcaaaaaccaaaaaagagagagaggtaATTTCAAGACCTTGTAATGCCGAGGCCTCGTACAATTGTAGTAATAATATATGGTTGATGCACCTGTTGCTCAATCAAATCCTTTGTCtggctaaaaaaaataaaaatctataaATACATTCATGTCCAATTTATGAGAAATCATGGGAAAGCAAATGCACTGATAACGGAATCATGAATATGAAAAACttgccaaaaagaaaaagaaaacttctTATAGTGTGCCAAGAACATCCTCCTACTCCTAGCAAACTTTTT
This is a stretch of genomic DNA from Malus domestica chromosome 02, GDT2T_hap1. It encodes these proteins:
- the LOC103452746 gene encoding disease resistance protein RPV1-like, whose protein sequence is MTNHEASSSSSPKSKLWNYDVFLSFSGVDTHSGFTDHLHAALTDRGYQAYIDEDDLERGEEIKKELEQAIEKSKIYIIVFSERYADSSWCLNELVKIMECRDKLGRHVLPIFYHVDPSHVRKQNGVLAQAFKKHEENISKEKDDKKREEKRERVKQWTEALREAAELAEEFQKHEEGIGEEKDDKKREAKQEGIKQWGEVLTKAANLSGYHLQITDKRCEAKLIREIVNKIIPEWLPSAESLHVAKHPVGIYTRIQDIITFLSNGGSNVVRMVGIWGMGGLGKTTAAKAIYNKIHHEFQFKSFLNNVSEKDLVVSQEQLVSNILKQNKREITSVDEGISLIKHHLQSRRVLVIIDNVDKVEQLNAIAGNRDWFGLGSRIIITTRDDRLLKQVNMKVDETYPLKEMNEEEALKLFSWHAFGNSCPNEGYLELSKEVVSHCGGLPLALEVLGSSMIERVPTEWKSQLEKLKKIPHEGIMKPLRVSFEKLDRTQKATFLDISCFFIGWEKDYVAKVLDGCEFFATIEISVLCERCLVTVERNILYMHDLLREMARVIISEKSPGHPGKWSRLWNSREVTNVLTNKFGTEEVEGLALDIPYPGLPSSDKTSFSTEAFANMKKLRLLRLDYANKLNGKYEHLPKELIWFCWSKFPLQSIPDDFLNQEKLVAIQMHDSKLVQFWQGSKSLSLQKLKIIDLSFSSDLIKSPDFSQVPNLEELILEYCNKLSGIHPSIGYLKRLSLVNLRFCDNLIFLPGDFYKSKSVETLFLSFCSNFKKLHKDLGKMISLKILDADSTAIKRVPPSIVRLNNLTRLDLSWCKLDDNKIPKDLGSLISLQDLNLKGNSFCSLPSLNDLSKLETLKLSKCRNLHTIPNLPTNLEVLKAPGCPTLKIMPNFSEMSKMRKLNLSDSSKLTEVPGLDKSLSSMTLIDMKRCTNLTDNFKKNILQGWTSCGFGGIFFHGNYVPGWFEFVNNGNKVSFDIPRSVRNFKGLTLFCFYHSKNNYYSLHITVINHTKRTELRACIAIRGEEIDGEEIDDMPEPDYIWLGQLSNDKLNLQGGDKVDIIFEEPFVSVDPYYLFTVKRTGVNLAWDKPMKENMLAMNSAGYVSDPHPAWFYDEAEPSHESSDNSNPSNQMRITTDDRKGKRQKF